One Deinococcus grandis DNA window includes the following coding sequences:
- a CDS encoding response regulator transcription factor, whose translation MEQRILLIEDNPDITRVVQYELEQAGYRVLAAPDGVTGLTAAREHTPDLVILDLGLPDFDGAEIARRLRKTSSVPIIILTAMDAVDRKVNLLEAGADDYMTKPFHPEELVARVKVQLRHQQHGEVISIGPLEIHPQKRLCHYNGHEVRLSPKEFDLLTFLARQPGRVYSRQEIEREVWNGELPSNSNVVDVHMANMRAKLRDLDGYGIIRTVRGIGYALKTP comes from the coding sequence ATGGAGCAACGCATTCTGCTGATCGAGGACAACCCGGACATCACCCGCGTGGTGCAGTACGAACTGGAACAGGCCGGGTACCGCGTGCTGGCCGCCCCCGACGGCGTGACCGGCCTGACCGCCGCCCGCGAGCACACCCCGGATCTGGTCATCCTGGACCTGGGCCTGCCGGACTTCGACGGCGCGGAGATCGCCCGCCGCCTGCGAAAGACCAGCAGCGTGCCGATCATCATCCTGACCGCCATGGACGCCGTGGACCGCAAGGTGAACCTGCTCGAAGCGGGCGCGGACGACTACATGACCAAGCCCTTCCACCCGGAAGAACTCGTGGCGCGCGTGAAGGTCCAGCTGCGGCACCAGCAGCACGGCGAGGTCATCAGCATCGGCCCGCTGGAGATCCACCCGCAGAAACGCCTGTGCCATTACAACGGCCACGAGGTGCGCCTGTCCCCGAAGGAATTCGACCTGCTGACCTTCCTGGCCCGCCAGCCGGGCCGCGTGTACTCCCGCCAGGAGATCGAGCGCGAGGTCTGGAACGGCGAACTGCCCAGCAACAGCAACGTCGTGGACGTGCACATGGCGAACATGCGCGCCAAGCTGCGCGACCTCGACGGGTACGGCATCATCCGCACCGTGCGCGGCATCGGGTACGCCCTGAAGACCCCCTGA
- a CDS encoding TerC family protein has product MTPWLGTPAWMWLMFLTVVAALLAFDLGVLTRRRARRAAEQGEEQTISVASSLKLSAFYIVLALIFGAWIWSTLGAESGMAYLTGFAVEKALALDNVFVISIIFAALAIPRHLQHRVLFWGILGVIVLRGIMIGLGAALVTQFDWIMWIFGAFLLLTGVKLLFTKGGHDQAPDLDRHPVVRALRRVMPISPRLDGQKFLTRQPDAQGRVRVHATPLLLALLMVEFADLVFAVDSIPAIFAITQDPFIVYTSNIFAILGLRALYFALDALIHRFSALKPALALVLVFIGGKIFYNQFYGKLDPAISLGVTLAILAGGVLVSLWRTRGAAQAAD; this is encoded by the coding sequence ATGACCCCCTGGCTCGGCACACCCGCCTGGATGTGGCTGATGTTCCTGACCGTCGTGGCCGCGCTGCTCGCCTTCGACCTGGGCGTCCTGACGCGCCGCCGCGCCCGCCGCGCCGCCGAGCAGGGCGAGGAGCAGACGATCAGCGTCGCCAGCAGCCTGAAACTGAGTGCCTTCTACATCGTCCTGGCGCTGATCTTCGGCGCGTGGATCTGGTCCACGCTGGGTGCCGAGAGCGGCATGGCGTACCTGACCGGCTTCGCCGTCGAGAAGGCCCTGGCGCTCGACAACGTGTTCGTGATCAGCATCATCTTCGCGGCGCTGGCCATCCCCCGGCACCTCCAGCACCGCGTGCTGTTCTGGGGCATCCTGGGCGTCATCGTCCTGCGCGGCATCATGATCGGTCTGGGCGCGGCGCTCGTCACGCAGTTCGACTGGATCATGTGGATTTTCGGCGCGTTCCTGCTGCTGACCGGCGTGAAACTGCTGTTCACGAAGGGCGGCCACGACCAGGCGCCCGACCTGGACCGCCACCCGGTCGTGCGGGCCCTGCGGCGCGTCATGCCGATCAGTCCCCGCCTGGACGGGCAGAAGTTCCTGACCCGCCAGCCCGACGCGCAGGGTCGCGTCCGGGTGCACGCCACGCCGCTGCTGCTGGCCCTGCTGATGGTCGAGTTCGCGGATCTGGTGTTCGCCGTGGACAGCATCCCCGCGATCTTCGCGATCACGCAGGACCCGTTCATCGTGTACACCAGCAACATCTTCGCGATCCTGGGCCTGCGCGCCCTGTACTTCGCGCTGGACGCGCTGATTCACCGCTTCAGCGCCCTGAAGCCCGCGCTGGCGCTGGTGCTGGTGTTCATCGGCGGCAAGATCTTCTACAACCAGTTCTACGGCAAGCTCGACCCGGCCATCAGCCTGGGCGTGACCCTGGCGATCCTCGCGGGCGGCGTGCTCGTCAGCCTCTGGCGCACCCGTGGCGCCGCCCAGGCCGCCGACTGA
- a CDS encoding alpha/beta fold hydrolase has protein sequence MTGLNADDHDFTDFGDGDVHFEHLNGADLHFEVQGDPTTEPPVVFLHGGPGYNSYSFQALFGERIERPVVYLDQRGSGRSGPLEDTEQGADTLDLDTLVGDVEALRDFLGAEQIIPLGHGFGALVALEYARRHPTRTARVIAVNPWVHFPDLARTLLEEASARRGVAFTDPADDLRAATPEGEHPPVGGARIEAAFALLNARDLLNALQFRDQASRMRLEFADAEGQLIGGGEVQEALVNQGLWEFEYPQFLTELRRPVFVITGAHDRTSYPEQVQWVADLADADVTVLDAGHYPWLDDEDAFAEALNDALTR, from the coding sequence ATGACGGGCCTGAACGCAGACGATCACGACTTCACGGACTTCGGGGACGGGGACGTTCACTTCGAGCATCTGAACGGCGCGGACCTGCACTTCGAGGTGCAGGGCGACCCGACCACCGAGCCGCCGGTCGTGTTCCTGCACGGCGGCCCCGGGTACAACAGCTACTCCTTCCAGGCGCTGTTCGGCGAGCGCATCGAGCGCCCGGTCGTGTACCTCGACCAGCGCGGCTCGGGGCGCAGCGGCCCGCTGGAGGACACCGAGCAGGGCGCCGACACCCTGGACCTCGACACCCTGGTGGGCGACGTGGAGGCCCTGCGGGACTTCCTGGGGGCCGAGCAGATCATCCCGCTGGGGCACGGTTTCGGCGCGCTCGTGGCGCTGGAGTACGCCCGGCGTCATCCGACCCGCACGGCGCGCGTGATCGCCGTGAACCCCTGGGTGCACTTCCCCGACCTGGCCCGCACGCTGCTGGAGGAAGCCAGCGCGCGGCGCGGCGTGGCCTTCACGGATCCCGCCGACGACCTGCGCGCCGCCACGCCCGAGGGCGAGCACCCGCCCGTGGGCGGCGCGCGTATCGAGGCGGCGTTCGCGCTGCTGAACGCCCGCGACCTGCTGAACGCCCTGCAGTTCCGGGATCAGGCCAGCCGCATGCGCCTGGAATTCGCGGACGCCGAGGGGCAACTGATCGGCGGCGGCGAGGTGCAGGAGGCGCTCGTGAACCAGGGCCTGTGGGAATTCGAGTACCCGCAGTTCCTGACCGAACTGCGCCGACCGGTGTTCGTGATCACCGGCGCGCACGACCGCACCAGCTACCCCGAACAGGTGCAGTGGGTCGCGGACCTCGCCGACGCGGACGTGACGGTCCTCGACGCCGGGCATTACCCCTGGCTGGACGACGAGGACGCCTTCGCCGAGGCGCTGAACGACGCCCTGACCCGCTGA
- a CDS encoding sugar phosphate nucleotidyltransferase — translation MKGLILAAGRGSRLLPISATRPKHAVPVAGVPIIARAVQALRDAGVQDIGIVTSPSSEQDLRDATQHSGHLTFIRQYDPLGTGHAVLTARHFLEGSPTLLYLGDNLFEDSLTPMLSALRYGDAAIGVKEVPNPQAYGVAVVKTGRLLRLVEKPRTPESNLAACGVFSFKPALIDILEDLPHSTRGEIEFPQALTALLARGGQVRAVEFKGFWSDAGAPDDLLSANTHYLAQLRPRVDGRVERSTVSGPVVIEAGALVEDSVIQGPVWIGPHAVVRGATLGPFVSVGAHARVDSAQVTGTLIDEFARVLHPTRPIHRSLIGRHALVTAPSDTGLQMVIGDRSVMRM, via the coding sequence GTGAAAGGGTTGATCCTGGCCGCCGGCCGCGGCAGTCGCCTGCTGCCGATCAGCGCCACGCGCCCCAAGCACGCCGTGCCGGTCGCGGGCGTGCCGATCATCGCGCGGGCCGTGCAGGCGCTGCGGGACGCGGGCGTGCAGGACATCGGGATCGTGACCAGCCCGTCCAGCGAGCAGGACCTGCGCGACGCCACGCAGCACAGCGGGCACCTGACGTTCATCCGGCAGTACGATCCGCTCGGCACCGGGCACGCCGTCCTGACCGCCCGGCATTTCCTGGAGGGCAGCCCGACGCTGCTGTACCTGGGCGACAACCTCTTCGAGGACAGCCTGACGCCCATGCTGAGCGCCCTGCGCTACGGGGACGCCGCGATCGGCGTGAAGGAAGTCCCGAACCCGCAGGCGTACGGCGTGGCGGTCGTGAAGACCGGGCGCCTGCTGCGGCTCGTGGAGAAACCCCGCACGCCCGAGAGCAACCTCGCCGCGTGCGGCGTGTTCAGCTTCAAACCCGCCCTGATCGACATCCTGGAGGACCTGCCGCACAGCACCCGCGGCGAGATCGAGTTCCCGCAGGCCCTCACGGCGCTCCTCGCGCGCGGCGGGCAGGTGCGCGCCGTGGAGTTCAAGGGCTTCTGGAGTGACGCGGGCGCGCCCGACGATCTGCTGAGCGCGAACACCCATTACCTCGCGCAGCTGCGGCCCCGAGTGGACGGCCGGGTGGAACGCAGCACCGTCAGCGGCCCGGTCGTGATCGAGGCGGGCGCGCTGGTCGAGGACAGCGTCATCCAGGGCCCGGTGTGGATCGGGCCGCACGCCGTGGTGCGCGGCGCGACCCTCGGGCCGTTCGTGAGTGTGGGCGCGCACGCCCGCGTGGACAGCGCCCAGGTGACCGGCACGCTGATCGACGAGTTCGCGCGCGTCCTGCACCCCACCCGGCCCATCCACCGCAGCCTGATCGGCCGCCACGCGCTCGTCACGGCGCCCAGCGACACCGGACTGCAGATGGTCATCGGGGACCGCAGCGTCATGCGCATGTGA
- a CDS encoding response regulator — protein MPRILVVDDDAAILKLVSVILSRAGHEVRTSTHPVEALDLLKVFTPDLVISDVVMPYMTGLEFLEKIRANEQMASLPFMLLSSHAERGDVRRGMNLGADDYLPKPFTPQDLTSAIDARLRRAGLNQQNENQMQAKGLGTAQVIWKGSTVTWVSRKALELFFYLLEHKEVTSWEAAEALWPEKDEARASSLFHTTLHRLRRSLSNESVVSTNRRYALASDLNPEYDVQRFELLAAQAEQGSLGLEELRELVAQYGNYLPGTDSPWADDVRARLEQKQLTLLGIAARAATAAGRDRDAAQFHQRALAIDPMSEHDWQGLAKALDTIGDPRARLAAQREAWWAVDLD, from the coding sequence ATGCCCCGCATCCTCGTGGTGGATGACGACGCCGCCATCCTCAAGCTTGTCAGCGTGATCCTCTCCCGCGCCGGGCACGAGGTGCGCACCAGCACCCACCCCGTCGAAGCCCTCGACCTCCTGAAAGTCTTCACGCCGGACCTCGTCATCAGCGACGTCGTCATGCCCTACATGACCGGCCTGGAATTCCTGGAGAAAATCCGCGCCAACGAACAGATGGCCAGCCTCCCGTTCATGCTGCTCTCCAGCCACGCCGAACGCGGCGACGTCCGGCGCGGCATGAACCTCGGCGCGGACGACTACCTGCCCAAACCCTTCACGCCCCAGGACCTCACCAGCGCCATCGACGCCCGACTGCGCCGCGCCGGACTGAACCAGCAGAACGAAAACCAGATGCAGGCCAAAGGCCTCGGCACCGCCCAGGTCATCTGGAAAGGCAGCACCGTCACCTGGGTCAGCCGCAAAGCCCTCGAACTGTTCTTCTACCTCCTAGAACACAAGGAAGTCACCAGCTGGGAAGCCGCCGAAGCCCTCTGGCCCGAAAAGGACGAAGCGCGCGCCAGCAGCCTCTTCCACACCACCCTCCACCGCCTGCGCCGCTCTCTGAGCAACGAATCCGTCGTCAGCACCAACCGCCGCTACGCCCTGGCCAGCGACCTGAACCCCGAATACGACGTGCAACGCTTCGAACTGCTCGCCGCGCAGGCCGAACAGGGCAGCCTGGGCCTCGAAGAACTCCGCGAACTCGTCGCGCAGTACGGCAACTACCTCCCCGGCACCGACAGCCCCTGGGCCGACGACGTCCGCGCCCGCCTCGAACAGAAACAACTCACCCTGCTCGGCATCGCCGCCCGCGCCGCCACCGCCGCCGGACGCGACCGCGACGCCGCCCAGTTCCACCAGCGCGCCCTGGCCATCGACCCCATGAGCGAACACGACTGGCAGGGCCTCGCCAAAGCCCTCGACACCATCGGCGACCCCCGCGCCCGCCTCGCCGCCCAACGCGAAGCCTGGTGGGCCGTCGACCTCGACTGA
- a CDS encoding amidohydrolase has translation MGTQDLTVVLARVVTLDDARPEVGAVLVGGGRVLAVGSREDVAALAPGARVLDHRDALLTPGLAEAHIHLVTYGFSLSQVGLHGARSVAEVQARVAQQVMNTPPGTWIRGGGFLLSELGLGEYPTAALLDEVSPHHPVLLYSRDLHLSWANSAALRLAGIHEGTPDPEGGRIVRPLGCLLEHASDLVARVIPEPTGAEYLAAARAGAADLAARGYVSAHTMAFESPEAPRAIQTLAQQGELPLRVWACLPHDRLGHARALGLARAPGGLFQWGGVKFFADGALGSRTAWLHAPGFADGSGTGMPLDPPDLIAELGREAIELGLTPVTHAIGDRANTEVLNAYDRLRPHAEARGIRLRVEHAQHLRAEDLPRFRGLTASVQPIHLQADGPMIRDLMPHLEGLSYAFRSLRDAGAILAFGSDAPVAPPEYRANFAAAITRVDDSGARLAPEQALTEHDVLWAHTRGPALAAGWIDEGIIRPGARAAFTLWDRLGGNAQALVLEG, from the coding sequence ATGGGAACTCAGGATCTGACGGTGGTGCTGGCGCGCGTGGTGACGCTGGATGACGCGCGGCCCGAGGTGGGCGCGGTGCTGGTGGGGGGCGGGCGCGTGCTGGCGGTGGGCTCGCGCGAGGACGTGGCGGCGCTGGCGCCGGGCGCGCGGGTGCTGGATCACCGGGACGCGCTGCTCACGCCGGGGCTGGCGGAGGCGCACATTCACCTCGTGACGTACGGGTTCTCGCTGTCGCAGGTGGGCCTGCACGGCGCGCGGAGTGTGGCGGAGGTGCAGGCGCGCGTGGCGCAGCAGGTGATGAACACGCCGCCCGGCACCTGGATTCGCGGTGGGGGTTTCCTGCTGTCGGAGCTGGGACTGGGGGAGTACCCGACGGCGGCGCTGCTGGACGAGGTGAGTCCGCACCATCCGGTGCTGCTGTACTCGCGGGACCTGCACCTGAGCTGGGCGAACAGCGCGGCGCTGCGGCTGGCCGGGATTCACGAGGGCACGCCGGACCCGGAGGGTGGGCGGATCGTGCGGCCCCTGGGCTGCCTGCTGGAGCACGCGTCGGATCTCGTGGCGCGCGTGATTCCGGAACCGACCGGGGCGGAGTACCTCGCGGCGGCGCGGGCGGGCGCGGCGGATCTGGCGGCGCGCGGGTACGTGAGTGCCCACACCATGGCCTTCGAGTCGCCCGAGGCGCCCCGGGCCATCCAGACGCTGGCGCAGCAGGGCGAGTTGCCGCTGCGGGTGTGGGCGTGCCTGCCGCACGACCGGCTGGGGCACGCCCGCGCCCTGGGACTGGCCCGCGCGCCCGGTGGCCTGTTCCAGTGGGGCGGGGTGAAGTTCTTCGCGGATGGCGCGCTCGGCAGCCGCACCGCGTGGCTGCACGCGCCCGGCTTCGCGGACGGCTCCGGCACCGGCATGCCGCTGGACCCGCCGGACCTCATCGCGGAGCTGGGCCGCGAGGCGATCGAGCTGGGCCTGACGCCCGTCACGCACGCCATCGGGGACCGCGCGAACACCGAGGTCCTGAACGCCTACGACCGCCTGCGCCCCCATGCCGAGGCGCGCGGCATCCGCCTGCGCGTCGAACACGCCCAGCACCTGCGCGCCGAGGACCTCCCGCGCTTCCGGGGCCTGACCGCCAGCGTGCAGCCCATCCACCTCCAGGCGGACGGTCCCATGATCCGCGACCTCATGCCGCACCTGGAGGGCCTCAGTTACGCCTTCCGGTCCCTGCGGGACGCCGGGGCGATCCTCGCGTTCGGCAGTGACGCCCCGGTCGCCCCGCCCGAGTACCGCGCGAACTTCGCCGCCGCGATCACCCGCGTGGACGACAGCGGAGCGCGCCTCGCCCCCGAACAGGCCCTGACCGAACACGACGTCCTGTGGGCCCACACGCGCGGCCCCGCCCTGGCCGCCGGCTGGATTGATGAGGGCATCATCCGCCCCGGCGCCCGCGCCGCCTTCACCCTCTGGGACCGCCTCGGCGGGAACGCCCAGGCCCTGGTGCTGGAGGGTTGA
- a CDS encoding glucosaminidase domain-containing protein — protein sequence MFDTREPLTGKPPQPRTPTPPTPRPLKAGTQTWQRTFRGAANGITFQLRIIRQPNGHLTARYQATPGQSSGWHLEGQLRDDNTFTLKGTQNNAEFQGKISPDGKTVTSNFTNQTSSGAFQAPNLTLSAIPVALPRPRTPAAGAVQTPSAENPEHETQTSHIDRSSIPQNTIASLNSSNYTPKTMSKRDRHEVFFNIVKSFRSLGVAHPELIAAQWATESGWGRSHSGKNNVFGIKEFDPSKPRTFAPTKEWDPKLKRLVDKMEPFADYKDYADAFIARANFTINNPRYAKAGYFEAKNLREAAYAIDRAGYANTGKPGSYAESLIAIMRGCGIDVEKEASISTITPQTHTPEEGTQNAHSSTPPDQLDKLINLKSYKKIYTIKEINLARSLIVKILDSKIKGDLFEILQSKIPYRNQRNNQSIGLQSDRWSYKGKDGKTHWVVYTGKPIGDIMCNLTSLTMVLETLGIENPSDGQYEDFLENVRRKNSLPPRTTEGGWAGVARQLKARKVVRKDNFRGDYNVWKDEILAYLRNGNGVMMSLNGHIIRLQSITSNGITVDDPYGKLPSLLNYNPGNVTGSYNGNLNTRTKEAGIGEDAVFPWSQVSKFTFLWIAAFERK from the coding sequence ATGTTCGACACCAGAGAGCCCCTCACCGGCAAACCACCCCAACCCAGAACCCCCACCCCACCCACACCCCGCCCCCTCAAAGCAGGCACCCAGACCTGGCAACGCACCTTCCGCGGCGCCGCCAACGGCATCACCTTCCAACTCCGCATCATCCGCCAACCCAACGGCCACCTCACCGCCCGCTACCAGGCCACCCCCGGCCAGAGCAGCGGCTGGCACCTCGAAGGGCAACTCCGCGACGACAACACCTTCACCCTGAAAGGCACCCAGAACAACGCCGAATTTCAGGGGAAAATCAGCCCAGACGGCAAAACCGTCACCAGCAACTTCACGAATCAGACTTCATCTGGTGCGTTCCAAGCCCCAAATCTGACCCTTTCAGCTATTCCAGTTGCACTTCCCCGGCCACGAACGCCTGCTGCAGGTGCGGTTCAAACACCTTCCGCCGAAAATCCCGAACATGAAACGCAGACTTCACACATAGATAGATCCAGCATCCCACAAAATACAATCGCTTCCCTTAACTCTTCAAACTATACGCCAAAAACAATGAGCAAGAGAGATAGGCACGAAGTATTTTTCAACATTGTTAAATCATTTCGGAGCTTGGGGGTTGCACACCCAGAACTGATTGCCGCCCAGTGGGCTACTGAGTCCGGATGGGGTCGATCACATTCAGGAAAGAATAATGTATTTGGGATCAAGGAATTTGACCCGAGCAAGCCAAGAACTTTTGCACCCACAAAGGAATGGGACCCAAAACTAAAACGACTAGTCGATAAAATGGAGCCTTTTGCCGATTACAAGGATTATGCAGACGCATTTATAGCTCGCGCAAATTTTACTATAAATAATCCAAGATATGCCAAGGCTGGATATTTTGAAGCTAAAAATTTGAGAGAGGCCGCCTATGCCATAGATAGGGCCGGGTATGCCAACACAGGCAAACCAGGATCATATGCAGAAAGCCTAATCGCGATTATGAGAGGGTGTGGAATTGATGTTGAGAAGGAAGCATCTATCTCTACAATCACTCCTCAAACACACACACCAGAAGAGGGAACACAAAACGCGCATTCTTCAACGCCTCCAGATCAACTAGACAAACTCATCAATCTCAAATCATATAAAAAGATCTATACCATAAAAGAAATAAATTTGGCTCGCTCATTAATAGTTAAAATACTAGATAGTAAGATTAAAGGAGATTTATTTGAAATACTTCAATCTAAGATACCCTATCGCAATCAGAGAAATAATCAATCGATCGGACTGCAGTCCGATCGCTGGTCATACAAAGGCAAAGATGGAAAAACCCATTGGGTAGTTTACACTGGCAAACCCATAGGCGATATCATGTGCAATTTAACTTCCCTCACAATGGTTTTGGAGACATTAGGGATTGAGAATCCGTCCGATGGCCAGTATGAAGATTTTTTAGAGAACGTAAGACGTAAAAATAGCCTACCGCCTAGAACAACCGAGGGCGGTTGGGCAGGCGTGGCCCGACAACTTAAAGCGCGTAAAGTAGTTCGTAAGGATAATTTTAGAGGTGATTATAATGTGTGGAAGGATGAGATTCTTGCGTATTTGAGAAATGGTAATGGAGTTATGATGAGTCTAAACGGCCACATCATCAGACTGCAATCAATAACAAGCAACGGCATTACGGTAGACGACCCTTACGGCAAACTGCCCAGTCTTTTAAATTACAACCCAGGTAATGTTACTGGAAGCTACAATGGAAACCTTAATACAAGAACCAAGGAGGCGGGAATCGGTGAGGATGCAGTTTTTCCCTGGAGTCAGGTTAGCAAATTTACATTTCTTTGGATTGCCGCATTTGAAAGGAAGTAA
- a CDS encoding alpha/beta hydrolase: MAVSVDGQWVTFSPPAGAAGLIGDVTDWRKREPIPVVDGAPLRLRLPRGAWVEYAWVDAAGEAFADPDNAQRSLNPWWPYPRAAVVGEYARHPLWQAPDATLKGTAHRLTWEGTVFPGTRRVIVYTPHGYAGGPLPVYYVQDGVAFYRTGKLGDVMDRAVEAGLAPGAAFAFVEPGDRNEEYYLNPRYLEFLTTEVMPRVEGELVTASVRGLWGASLGGLISLFLGARHPELFSRVAAHSGAFIARPGATRDGVIDTTTAGECLLDELLANPPTHLTTSLDTGTLEWLTGPNRRMAALFADLGLEHQYREYPSGHNWVTWREALPEAFLYLQGG, encoded by the coding sequence ATGGCTGTTTCGGTGGATGGGCAGTGGGTGACGTTCTCGCCTCCGGCAGGTGCCGCAGGGCTGATCGGGGACGTGACGGACTGGCGCAAGCGGGAGCCGATCCCGGTGGTGGACGGCGCGCCGCTGCGCCTGAGGCTGCCGCGCGGGGCGTGGGTGGAGTACGCGTGGGTGGACGCGGCGGGTGAGGCGTTCGCGGACCCGGACAACGCGCAGCGGTCGCTGAATCCGTGGTGGCCGTACCCGCGCGCGGCAGTGGTGGGCGAGTACGCGCGGCACCCGCTGTGGCAGGCGCCGGACGCGACCCTGAAGGGCACGGCGCACCGCCTGACCTGGGAGGGCACGGTGTTTCCCGGGACGCGCCGGGTGATCGTGTACACCCCGCACGGGTACGCGGGCGGGCCGCTGCCGGTGTACTACGTGCAGGACGGCGTGGCGTTCTACCGCACGGGGAAGCTGGGGGACGTGATGGACCGCGCCGTGGAGGCCGGGCTGGCGCCGGGCGCGGCGTTTGCGTTCGTGGAGCCGGGCGACCGGAACGAGGAGTACTACCTGAACCCCCGCTACCTGGAGTTCCTGACGACCGAGGTCATGCCGCGCGTGGAGGGCGAACTGGTCACGGCGTCCGTGCGGGGCCTGTGGGGCGCGAGCCTGGGCGGCCTGATCAGCCTGTTCCTGGGCGCGCGGCACCCGGAGCTGTTCAGTCGCGTGGCGGCGCACAGCGGGGCGTTCATCGCGCGGCCCGGCGCGACCCGGGACGGGGTGATCGACACGACCACCGCCGGGGAGTGTCTGCTGGACGAACTGCTCGCGAATCCGCCCACGCACCTGACGACCAGCCTGGACACCGGGACGCTGGAGTGGCTGACCGGCCCGAACCGCCGCATGGCGGCCCTGTTCGCGGACCTGGGCCTGGAGCATCAGTACCGCGAGTACCCCAGCGGGCACAACTGGGTGACGTGGCGCGAGGCGCTGCCCGAGGCGTTCCTGTACCTCCAGGGCGGGTAA
- a CDS encoding YebC/PmpR family DNA-binding transcriptional regulator, which produces MAGHSKWSQIKRKKGANDSKRSAMYSKHIRAIQAAVRSGGTGDPAGNLSLKNAIAAAKAATVPVDNIDNAIKRAVGAGEGAADYKEQTYEGYGPGGTAIFIETLTDNVNRTVADIRAVFNKRGGSLGTSGSVAWQFEKKGVLLLTDTSEQAQETAIEHGAEDIQESDEGLEISTGPADLYAVQDALTAAGFAIESAQITMIPSNTVAVNSDDAKKLMTLIDALEDLDDVQNVYSNADLPDEE; this is translated from the coding sequence ATGGCCGGTCACAGCAAGTGGTCTCAGATCAAGCGCAAGAAGGGTGCCAACGACAGTAAACGCAGCGCGATGTACAGCAAACACATCCGCGCCATTCAGGCCGCCGTCCGTTCCGGCGGCACCGGCGACCCCGCCGGGAACCTCAGCCTGAAAAACGCCATCGCCGCCGCGAAGGCCGCCACCGTCCCCGTGGACAACATCGACAACGCCATCAAACGCGCCGTCGGCGCGGGCGAGGGCGCGGCCGACTACAAGGAACAGACCTACGAGGGCTACGGCCCCGGCGGCACCGCCATCTTCATCGAGACGCTGACCGACAACGTCAACCGCACCGTCGCCGACATCCGCGCCGTGTTCAACAAACGCGGCGGCAGCCTCGGCACCAGCGGCAGCGTGGCGTGGCAGTTCGAGAAGAAAGGCGTCCTGCTGCTCACCGACACCAGCGAACAGGCGCAGGAAACCGCCATCGAACACGGCGCCGAGGACATCCAGGAATCCGACGAGGGCCTGGAAATCAGCACCGGGCCCGCCGACCTGTACGCCGTGCAGGACGCCCTGACCGCCGCCGGGTTCGCCATCGAGAGCGCCCAGATCACCATGATCCCCAGCAACACCGTCGCCGTGAACAGCGACGACGCGAAGAAACTCATGACCCTGATCGACGCCCTCGAGGACCTCGACGACGTTCAGAACGTCTACAGCAACGCCGACCTCCCCGACGAGGAATAA